The genomic window ACTGTATCGACGTCATTTGAGACGATTTCAATCTTGTCTGTGAGATCGCCGTCTTCGGGGTCGAAAGCTGTGGCATCCAGGTCATCTGGCGAGAAGTTCGTACCAACCGGGAACGTCGTCGGACCATTCACCGTGATCGCGGGAACCTCATTGAGTTTCTTCTTCGGAGTAATAGTGATCGGGATGACCTGCTCATGGCGCGCCCCTGCACTGTCAGTCACCGCATACACGACCTCGTAATCACCAGGGGTAGCAGTGTTGACGTTGTTAGAGATGATTTCAAGTTGATCAGTGAGGTCGCCATCTTCAGGATCCGATGCACTCACCGAAAGGTCATCTGGCGAGAAGTTCGTACCAACCGGGAACGTCGTCGGACCATTCACCGTAATGCTTGGAGTTTTGTTCAATTCACGTTTTGGCGTGATGGTGACATATGCCGTGTGGGCAGCTCGATTACCGAAGCTGTCATAAACTGCAAACTCGACTTGGTACTCGCCGGGACGAACCGTGTCGACGTTGTTAGAGACTACCTCCACCTGATCACTGATGTCGCCGTCTTCTGGATCAATGGCAACAGGATTGAGATCCGAGGGTGAGAACTGGGTGCCTACCGGAAACGTAGTTGGGCCGTTGGTGCTAAGAGAAGGAACTCGATCGACTTTTACCGGAGTAGGCTGGGGTTTTTCTTCGTCAGAGGAGCCGTCCTCAGTAGTGTCGGACGTTGGGGGTTGAGTTACTTCAGACGTTGGTGCTTCTTCCGCAGCGGCTGATTCTTGAGGTTCAGTTTCCGTGACTGCAGGCTCCGTTGAATCTGAATCGTTAGCGGCGGTTTCTGCTGGCACTTCGCTTTCAGCATCAGCAGCGGGGACATCTTCCACTGTTTCCGCCGGGGCAGCACTGACAGTTGGCTGCTCGGATTCGACGGCTCCTGCTACGGGAGCAAACGCGACACCGGTACCGAGCATTAGAGATGGCACGGTGATCGCGGCAATCGCCTGAACGCCAAACCTTCTTGAACTCTTAGACATACATCCGACCTTTCTTAGAGCTTCGAGGAGGGGACAATTTCAGGTTAAATCGCCAGTACTCGTTTTTCTACCGGAAGTAATCGATTTTCTCGCATTTATGGCCGATTTTGAGCAGTAAACACCCCCATAATTGGCTACAAATCCAACAACATCAATGTCCTGTTTTTAGGAAAGTGGCACTCTCTGGTGCAGGTTTTCCAAAAAACTCATTTTGCTCCGAAAATTTAATCAAAGCTCTCAAGCGGGGTTAGCTGATGTAAAGTCCGAAACTCCCCTCCTTATAGACTGGGTTCATGAGTGATGGGCAACGCAGTGAACAGCAGGCGCAGCAGCTAAGTCAGCGTCGCCGACGCGGAAGACGCTTTCGTAGCAACCAAGCTCAACCCACAACCGCTAGGCGGGATCGCGCCACCTCCAGACGCAATGCTGGAGAAAAGCCTCAAAGACCAGTTCAGAACGGCAAAAACGATACGCCCCCTTCCCACAATCAGAATCAAGTTGCGCAGACTTCTCAGCAAGAGCCACACAACCAACGCAATAAGCGATCGAAACCGAAGCTGAATACAGCCGCTATCGAACACGCCCCTTATGTGGCTCTTTCGATTCAGTCCTCGGGCATTCATCCCTCTACCTCCAAGCTGGTCAGCATCGACGCGGTGACGTTTACTAAGGACGGTGAGCAGGTGGAGCAGTTTCATGTGGTGCTCAATTCTGGTTCGGATGCGGGTCCCTATCATCTGCATGGGTTAAGGGAGGACGAGATTGCTCAGGGGAAACGTTTTGGTGAGGTGCTCAAGCGCGTTGACAAGCTGATTGACGGGCGCGTCCTTCTGGTACATAACGCGCCGCGTGTGTGGGGATTTATTGTGTCGGAGGCCAGGCGGGCGATGGCGGAGGCAGCTAGGGCGAATCGGCAGCGTGGTAGGCAAAAGCGCAGGCAGCGGGTTGGGCATGTGCCGCAGCCGAAGGAGATTGTGGATACGTTGGCGTCGGCGCGCAGGCAAGGGCTGCAATTTGCGGACACGCGCGTGCTGAACGTGGCGCGGGAACTGGGGCTTGAGGCGCCGGACGCGAAGGCAAACATGGCGCGCACCAAACTCAGTGAGGCGGAGACCAGCCGCGAGCAAACGCTCATGATTGCCCGGATGTTCTTTGTGCAGCGCGCGTGGCAGATTCTGGCGGTGCACAACCCGGAGGACCTGCGCGCGGACAAGTTCGGGCTGCAACGCTCCGACCTGCGCATTGATGCCACCCATATGCCGCGAGAGTTTGAAAATCCGGGCGTGTACACCCCCGAGCGTGGCTTGGTGCAGGGGATGGAAGTGGTGGTGGCGCCCGAAATTGCCATGGACCCGGACCGCATCATCGAAGCTGCCGTGCGCGAGAACCTGGCTTATAACGAGAAGCTGACGCGCCAGACTTCGGTGGTGGTGTGCAATAAGCGGGAAGACCTGGTGGGCAAAGCGATGCACGGCGACCGCAAGGGCATTCCGCTGCTCAGCGACGAGGAGTTTCTGCGGGCGTGCGAGCAGGTGGCGCCGGGCAAGCGTTTGAAAGACTAGAATTGCTCGGCATGACGTTACCTTCTGTGTCATTTGGCCGGATTCGCAGTGCTGTGGCCGTGGCTGCGGCAAAGCTCGCTACTCAGGCTTCGCGCGCCACGGGTCGCGGTTCTGGTGGCATGATTGGCGGGTTGATTGCGGAGAAGATCGACCCGAACATCATGGTTTCCCTCGGCGGCGAGCGGCCGGTTGCGCTGGTCACGGGCACGAATGGCAAGTCCACAACCACTCGCATGTTGGCTTCGGCGCTGCGCACTGAGCACACGGTGGCCACGAATGAGGGTGGCGACAATATGGACGCCGGTATCATTTCCGCGCTCATGGCCGGCCGCGATGCTTCCCATGTGGTGCTTGAGGTGGATGAGTTGCATGTGCCGAAGGTGGCGGAGCGCCTGAATCCGCAGTGCTTGGTGTTGCTGAATCTTTCGCGCGATCAGTTGGATCGTGTGGGAGAGATCAACAAGATTGAGCGCGCCCTGCGCGAATGCGTGAACGCTCATCCTGATATGACGGTGATTGCTAATTGCGATGATGTGCTGATCACCTCCGTCGCCTACGACGCCCCGAACGTGGTGTGGGTTTCTGCGGGCGCGGGATGGCTCGGCGATGCTGTTTCCTGCCCGCGCACTGGCGGCCACATTGTTCATGATGGTTCGGATTGGTATGCGGTAAAGAAGCTTGTCGACGGCCGCACGTTCCGACGCCCCACGCCCACGTGGGAGATCACGCCCCAGGGAATCCGCCGCGCCGACGCCGAGCCCGTGGCGCTGAACTTGGCGCTGCCGGGCAATGCCAACCGCGGCAATGCCACCCAGGCTGTAGCTGCGGCGGTGGAGCGTTTCTCGGTGCCGCTGGATAAGGCTGTGGCGGCGGTGGAAACTGTCGATGACGTGGCTGGACGCTACTCCACTATCACCTTGGGTGAGCACGAGATTCACCTGCTGTTGGCGAAGAATCCCGCTGGTTGGCAGGAGGCGTTGTCGATGGTGGATCGCAGCGCCGATGGCTTGGTGATCGCCGTGAATGGCCAGGTGGCTGATGGTGAGGATTTGTCCTGGCTGTGGGACGTCAAATTTGAGGAGCTCGAAACCCTCGCCGTGAAGGCTTCCGGTGAACGTGGCACCGACCTCGCCGTGCGCCTCACCTACGCATCAGTGCAGCATGAGCTGGTCAAAGATCCTGTGGAGGCCATCGAGGCGTGCCCGCCCGGCCGGGTGGAAGTGCTGGCCAATTACACCGCGTTTAGGGATCTTAAGCGCGCTCTCGAAGCCAAGAAGGAGGCTTAAATGCTCACCATCGGACTCATCCTGCCCGACGTCCTTGGCACCTACGGCGATGACGGCAATGCTCTCGTGCTTCGCCAACGCGCTCGCATGCGCGGCATCGACACCGAAATCAAGCCGATCAAACTTGGCGAGGCCGTCCCCGAATCCCTCGACGTCTACTGCGTCGGCGGCGGCGAGGACACGGCACAGGTGCTTGCCTCCGAGCATCTCCGCAAAGACGGCGGCCTGATCCGCGCCGCGAACGCTGGCCGCCCCATCCTGGGCATTTGCGCTGGCCTGCAAGTTTTGGGCACCAGCTTCCGCGCCTCGGAGGGCATCGTTGAGGGCGTTGGGCTTATCGACGCCACCACCGTCTCCCTGGAAAAGCGCGCCATTGGTGAGGTGCAGTCCTCCCCCACCGGTGCCGGGATCACCGCAGCACTGGATCAGCCACTGACCGGCTTTGAGAACCACATGGGCGCCACCATCCTCGGCCCCGACGCCTCCCCGCTGGGGCGCGTCACCCGGGGCGTGGGCAACACCGACGCCCTCGGCGCCTCCGAGTCCCCCGAGCAAGTAGGGGTTGAGGGCGTGGTGCAGGGCAATGTGATCTGTACGTACATGCACGGTCCGGCACTTGCCCGCAACCCACAGCTCGCAGACCTTCTACTCGCCCAAGCGATGGGCACCACCCTGGCAGAGCTGGAACCGCTGGACATTGAGGTTGTGGCGCAGCTACGCAAAGAGCGCACGCGCTAGGCAGGATCTGGCCGGTGTGCCGAAGCTAGGCGGTACCGCTGCTTTTTGCTGATCGGTGCTGAGCCCGGTTTCATTTTGAAGCTGTTGCTTCGTCAATGAACGATCGGCTCTAGCCAGGGCACCAAGGATGCCCTGCTGCTTTTCTTGCATCGAAATGTGCTTCTTCTCGCCAGAACTTGTGGCTTTACGCAACGGCTCACCTCCCGCCATCTTGTAGTAGTACTCCACCGCGCGGCCAGTGCCTTTAAGCTCTGCCAGGCCAAATTGCACCAATTCTTGTAGTTCGCTGCGCACCTGCGTTGAGTCCATAGGGAACATTCCGGGGTAGGTGGCGTTGGTCATCGGCTTGCCTGATTTCATTGTGACCAGCGCATGCTTCTGTGCTGCGGTGAGGGTGGCGGCGCCCGGAATCTCGTTGAGCCACTGCAATTGCTCGGCGCTCAGGATCGACAAGGGCGTAAGGATTGCCTGGAACTGCACCACTTTGTCCCGGAGGTAGGGTTCTGGCAGGAATGCCTCGGCGAGCGCTTGCCGGGCTGCTGGAATACCAGTGCATGCGCCTCGATCAAGCGATGACCAATAAGCCGAGCACATGTCTAAGAGCACTGGGTTGCGCACATATCCCGTCTTGCCTAGCTGGCGCTCCGTGATGCCCCAAAGTCCACCGGGATTGCTCAAAATAAGCTTCGATGGTGCCTTCACAACCTGTGTGAATGCACCAAAGCTGGCGTTTGAAAGATCACGGTGCACAATGGCGTTGGCAATCAACTCGCGGATGGCAACCGCAGGCAGTTCCGGCAGATCGGGGGCGGGGCCGTGAAATTTACACGAATCAATAAGGCGCACCTCAGACGCATTTCCTGGACCAGGCTGTACATGAGCTTTGATGGTGAGGTGCGCACGCCCAGGGTATAGACAGCGGCGACGGTGGTGCACCATCTTCATTCGCCACCACATTCGTCGGCAACAATTGCTCGTCACGGCTCGATCTGCGCAGCGTCGGAGAGCTCGACCATTGTGCATCGAGGTACTATTCCAGCAACTCCAGATCGCGCACAACGTCTGCCTCCAAGACGGGATCACGATCGTAACGAGGTTGTTTGCCAGCGCCCACAAGGTGAAGCGACTCCAGGGCAGAAAGCCGGTAGTCGCCATCGGCTGAGCGTGTGTAGGCGCGACCACGATCGCCCACCTTGAAAGGCTTGAAATCGCTCGGCTGTGGCGGAATTACGCAGGTAATAACAGTTTCGCCTTCGATCTGGTGAGCTTCAACTGCGCCGAGCTGCATTGGAGGGCGAATTTTGTTGCGCGCCTTACTGCCTAAAGCATCCACAGCGGCCTTCGCGTCCCACACACCACGGAGATCGAATGCACCGCCATTTTCAGCGACACCGAGGATGATCATGCCGCCTTCAGAAGTACTGGCGAAGGCGGCTAGCGTCTCGTCGATCGTGTCCGGCATCCCCCGGGATGCGTCCTTCACTTCGATTCTTTAGGAGTCATTGCCGAACTCGCGAAGCAACCAGGTAATCCCCAAAACTTCAGCATCATTCATGATCCGAGAGGATCAATGATGATTCAGGATTCAACAATGATGAGTTTTCTTAAAGGGTGAGTCGGCCACTGAGCGCGCGGGAAAGCGTGAGCTCGTCTACGAATTCCAAGTCGCCGCCCAGCGGCATGCCGGATGCGAGCCGTGAGATGGTGAGGTCCGGGAAGTCGCGCAGCAGACGCGCCAAGTAGGAGGCGGTGGCCTCCCCTTCGGTATTGGGGTCGGTGGCGATGATCACTTCGGTGATGCGCGGTGGGGCGTCGAAAAGCGGGTGTTCGGGGGTGGAATCGGCGAGCTCGCGGTCCTGGACCACTTCGCCGATGCGCTGCAGGAGCTGGGTGATGTTGAGCTCGCGGGGGCCGACGTTGGCGAGGGGGTCCAGCGCGCCGCCGAGGACGTGGTAGCGGCCGTTGAATTCGCCGGTGCGTTCGATCACCTGGATGTCTTTGGGTTCCTCGACCACGCAAATCAGGCCGCGGTCGCGGGAGGAATCGGCACAGATGCGGCAGACTTCCGCGCGGGAGATGTTGCAGCAGATACGGCAGAAGCTCACGCCATCGCGGACCGCACCGAGGGCGTCTTGGAGGCGTTGAATGTCGGTGGGTTCGACGTGGAGGAGGTGGAAGGCGATGCGCTGCGCGGACTTCGGGCCAACGCCGGGCAGGCGCGAAAATTCGTCGATGAGATCCTGCAGCGGGCCTTCAAACACGGCGCGGTCCTTTCTTTGCGGGCATAAAGAAAACGGCCAGCGACGTGCCGGCCGTCAAAGTGAAACTTAGAACATACCAGGCATGGTGTCGAACATCTGCTGCACCGGGCCCATTTTCTGCTCGGCGAGTTCGCCAAGCTTGGTGTGCGCATCTGCGAATGCACCCATGATGAGGTCCTGCAAGGTGTCAACGTCTTCAGGATCCACGATCTTGTGATCAATGTGGATGCTGCGCATCACGCCGTTGCCGCCGAGGTCGATGCTGACCAGGCCATTGCCTGCGGTACCGGTGACGGTGGACTCCAGAATCTCCTGTTCAGCGGCCTTCAGTTGCGCCTGCATCTGCGCTGCTTGCTGCATCAATTCGTTCATATCTGGCTGAGTCATATTCTTTGCCTTTCCTCAAATTTTCGCTCGCGACAAGTGTACTCGACCAAGCCTAAAGCGGCTTGGCACCAAGCTCCTGGCCCAACAAATCCATTGCGACGGTGAGCGCGTCGCGGTGATCGGCGCTCTTGGCCCCATCGCGTACCTCGCGCAGCATTTCTTCTTCTTCCTGCTCGCGGGTTTGCTGTGGCTCGGGGATTGGTTCTGGCGTAGGCACAAGGTCGGGGGCGTGCTTAGGTTCGGGCATGCCCTCGTCGGGGCCGTAGCCGTAGAAATCGTCGGGCTCCGGGGGCAGGGGGCTACCGTCGGAGAAGGTGGCAGGCGCAGATGAAGGTTCAGCTACTGGCGCCCGTTGGGGCTCTGGTGCAGGCTCCGGTTCTGGCTCGGGATCGGCGTTGCGGCCAATCTGCACCGGCTCGCCCCAGCCATCCTCTGACTCGGGCTCGGGCTCGGGCTCAGATTCCCGGTCGGGCTCACTGAACCCCGCGTCTTTTGGGCGCTGCCCCACCACACATTCCACTGCAACTTCGCGCCCGGTGATTTCCCGAATGGCCTCTACCAGCACAGTGTTATTGGAGGGATCATTCAGCCGTCCCGCCAGCGCCCCGGTGTTGTGGCCAATGATCAGCGTACCGTCGCGCTCGCCCAGCACTCGCGCCTCGGTGAGCATGATGCCCGCCACTGCTTTCTTCTTGTGCACGAGCTTGCGAATCTCAGCCCAATGCTCTTTCGCCAGCTTATCGACGCTCCCCTGCGCCTCATCCACCGGCGCCTTCTCGGGTGACTGCGGCTCGGGCTCGGAGGTTTCTGGCTCCGGCACTGCGACTGGCTCCGGTTCGGGCTCGGGTTCTGGTTCCGGTTTTGGTTCTGGTTTCGGCGCGGGCCGCACGGCTGCTGCTTCAGCCTGTTCGCGTTGCTTACGCTCGCGTTCTTCGCGTGCGCGACGCAGCGCGTCGCGGTCGTACTTGCTGGGCGCACTCTTAGGTCCCGCTTCAGCAGACTCAGCAGCGGCGGACTGCGCAGAGGCGGCCACGGCGGGTGCGCTGCCGCCGATGAGCATCTTGGCGCAAAGAATTTCTAGTAGGAGCCGTGGCGAGGTGGCGCCGCGCAGGTCAGTGATGCCGTCATTTACCATCGCCGCATACCCGGCGATACCGCCCTCGGGGAAGGCGGCGGCCTGCTCTTTCAGCGTGTCGTGGCGGTCTGCTGGCGCGTCCACCAGACCGGATTCGAGGGCCTCGGGCACTGCTTGGAGCACCATGAGGTCACGGAGACGGTCCAGAAGATCGGCGGCGAAGCGCCTGGGGTCAATGCCCGCCTCAATGACCTCGTCTACTACGGCAAACAGACCGGCCTTGTTGGTGTCGGCGAGGGCTTCCACGGCGGCGTCGATAAGCGAGTCATCGGTGACACCCAAGAGCATGCGGGCCGTTTCGTAAGTGAGGCCATCGGGGCCGGAACCCGCCAAGAGCTGGTCTAGCACGGAGAGCGTGTCGCGCGGAGAACCGCCACCAGCGCGGAGAACCAGGGGATAGACGGCGTCGTCTATGTGAGCATGCTCGGCGGCAGCGGTGCGCTCGATCAGCCCACGCATGGCTTGGGGCGTGAGCAGACGGAAAGGATAGTGGTGCGTGCGCGAACGGATCGTGCCAATCACCTTCTCCGGCTCCGTAGTGGCGAAGATGAAGATGAGGTGCGCCGGGGGCTCCTCAACTATCTTGAGCAGCGCATTCGCACCCGAGGTGGTGATCATGTGCGCCTCGTCGATGATGAAGATGCGATAGCGCGACTCGGCGGGGGCATACATAGCGCGGTCGCGCAACTCACGCATATCCTCCACGCCGTTGTTACTCGCTGCGTCCAGCTCAGTGACGTCCAAAGTGCCAGGCCCATTGGGAGCCAGCGCCACGCAGGAAGAGCACTTGCCGCAGGGAGCGGAAGTAGGGCCTTCAGCGCAGTTGAGGGAGCGGGCGAGGATGCGCGCAGAGGAAGTCTTGCCGCAACCACGCGGGCCAGAGAAAAGATAGGCGTGATTAATGTTGCCACTATCCAGCGCGCGCGAAAGCGGGACGGTTACCTGCTCCTGGCCCACAACTTCCGCGAAGGAGCCGGGGCGATACTTCCTATACAAAGCCACGTCTTAGAGCCTACCTACCCACCCCCGAATTGCTTCCAGCGCGCAAGAAAAACGCAGCTAGCGCCGCCAATCTAGGAGATCCACGCCTTGCTCACCTAACGCCTGCTGTAGCGCAGGCACCCCGTAGGTGGTGGCGTACTCGTATTCCTCGTCGGTGAGCAACACCAATTGCAGCATCACCACCAGGCGCCCGCCCTCGCTGAAGCGGGGCACCTGCTCGCCCCACACATAGGGCACCACGAACACGCCGTGGCGCACGCTGCAGCCATCAAGCTCCAGGTTCGGCACCATCGTGCCAGGCTGTGCAGGTACCACGCCTGGCAAATCGCGGTTGAAAGACTCCAGCTTGGTGCACACCTGCTGCAAGGCGCTTTGCGCCAGCGTAGAGCTCACGCGCCCCACGGTGAAGATTTCACTGCGCACGTCGGCGCCCTCGTCCTGGGAGTGCAGGCCAGTGTCCACCTCGTTGAAGTTCAAGGTGGTGGCAAGCAACTCTTCGCCCAGGTCGGAAACAGCCACGCGCACACCACAACCGGCCTCAGCAGGGACTTCAGCCAGCGTGCCGGGGAAAACGCCCTGCTGCCACAGCAGAGATGCCTCTAGGTCCATGTGGTGATGCTCCTCGTGGGGACGTCGAAAAGCTTTTTATGCCTCAAGGGCTGCCAACAGCACGCAAGTAGCGAACCCGTGCATCGCAACCTCCAGCTCAGACACCGGGGGCAACGAAGGGGCGAGGCGAATGTTCTCATTCTTCGGATCCTGCTTCAGGGGGAAAGAAGAACCCGCACCCGTGAGCGCGATACCAGCCTGCTTCGCCAACTCCACCACACGAGAAGCCGTACCCGGCGACACATTCACGCTGATGAAATAGCCGCCCTTGGGCTGCGTCCACTCCGCAGCACCGAAGGGAGCCAGGCGCTCATTCAGGATCTCCAGGACACGATTGAACTTCGGGGCGAGGTTATCCGCATGCTTGCGCATCTGCTCATACACACCCTCCGGGCCGCCGAAGAACTGGGCGTGGGCGAGCTGGCTCACCTTATTCGGCCCAATGCCGCGAATGTTCGCGTGCTCCGCATACCAATCCAGGTTCTGCTTCGAGGAGGCGAAGAACGCAACGCCCGCGCCAGCCAAGGTGATCTTGGAGGTGGAACTCATGAACCAGAAGCGGTTCGGGTGGCCGGCCTCCGCGCCCATGCTCAGCACATCGTGAACTACCGGGAAAGAATCGGTGAGCGTGTGCACCGCGTAAGCATTGTCCCAAATGATGCGGAAATCGGGCGCGGCCGTCTCCATGGAAGCGAGCTCACGGCAGACTTCCTCCGAGAACGTAATGCCCGTGGGATTGCCGAACACAGGCACCGTCCACATGCCCTTGACCTGCGGGTCCTTCACCAGCTCACGAACCACGTTCATGTCCGGGCCCTGATCCGTCAGCGGAACATTGATCATCTCAAAGCCGAAGTGCTCCGTGATGGAGAAGTGGCGATCATAGCCAGGCACCGGGCACAGCCACTTCACCTTCTCCTCCTGCGACCAGGGACGCTCGGAGTCATTGTTGCCCCAGATATAGGACCAGGAGATCAGGTCGAACATAATGTTCAGGCTGGAGGCGTCACCCGCCACAATGTTCCCCGCCGGGATGCCCAGCACCTGCGCCCAAATGTTGCGGATCTCCTCGATCCCCACCAGGCCGCCATAGTTGCGGGTATCTACACCGGATTCAGTGCGGTAGTTCTGCCCCGGCAGGCTCAGCAGATCATTGGAAAAATCGAGCTGTTCAGAGGAGGGCTTGCCGCGCGTGAGATCCAGGTTCAGATTGCGAGCCTTCAGATCCTCATACTGTTGACGAATCTCATCCGCATGTTCCTGCAGCTTCTGGGTATTCAACGCATCGATGCTCATGTGCAGCCCTTTCCTCTTCGTGTGCACTGGGCTTTAGTGTAACGGCTCCCCCGGCCATTAAAAAGGGACTCCGCACACCCGCCAGAGCCCACTGACCCTTGCTGCATTCCTGCCCTGGGGGAGTTCATGGGATAAACGCCATGCGAAGTCCTGCCCAAGACAATAGCGCAGCCCCGCCCCATTTTCCATTTCTCCTCCGCCCCCTTCGCTTTTCGACGCCACCGCCCCCAACCACCAGCCATTTTGCGTAGGAGCTTTCCGTGAGTACACTGTTGTCGGTACGCACTTCGCGCGCTTATGCGCAAGAAGTGCTGACGCTGGAGGATTCGACTAGCGGCCTATGTCACACGCCTGGAACGCGTGCGGGTTTCACGACCCTCGTGGGTTCAAATCCCACATCCTCCGCCAACGAAACACCCCGAGCCTCGGCTCGGGGTGTTTCTGCGTTTTAGGTGTGAGGTGGGGGCGCAAGTGTTGGCACGATGTGGCGCGTGCACTTTCCCATGACAATCAACGCCCAATCCCCGATTCTCGCCGCGAATGACACTGGAAAGTGCACGCTCCGTGCCCCGGCCACCCCAGTTCCAGCAACCTGTGTGCACTTTCCCATGGCAATTAACACCAAATCCCCGATTCTCGCGGCGAATGACATGGGAAACGACCCATCCCAACACCGGGAACCCAGCCCAATCCTGAGCCAGCGTGCACTTTCCCATGGCAATCAGCTCACAAACCAGAATTCCTAGCCCGAATGACATGGGAAACGGAACACCCCAGCCACAAACCACACCCAATCCCCAACCAAAACCGAGCCCGTGCACTTTCCCATGACAATCCGACAACACCCCACGTCACCGACTCCCGAATGCCATGGGAAACGGCACCAACTCGAAACGTGCGACATGGCAAGCGTAAAGACGGAACAACCATTCGCCTGCATCTCCGCGGGTGCCTTGAACCCCTGGTACCCCCGTAAAGAAGCGAGGTTTTGAGAGCGTGCAAAAAGGACCGGCACACGGCCGGCCCTTTTCTCTACTTACTCAGCATCTGGTTGCTTCCCGGTGATCTTGGGCAGCGGAATGCCCATTTGCGTGGCTTTGTCCATGAAGCCTTGCATGATGTCGATGGGTAGCGGGAACACGATGGTCGAGTTTTGGTCTGCGCCCAATTCGAGCACCGTCTGCAGGTAGCGCAGTTGCAGTGCTGCGGGCGCTTTTTGCAGCTCTTCGGCTGCTTGGCGCAGTTCCACGGAGGATTGCAGTTCGCCGTGTGCGGAGATCACTTTGGCGCGGCGTTCGCGTTCGGCTTCGGCTTCGCGGGCCAGGGCGCGCTGCATGGCCTCCGGGATTTCCACGTCCTTGATTTCCACAATGCGTGTTTCCACACCCCAGCGGGTCGTTTGCCCGTTGATGATTTTGCGCAGATCTTCGTTGAGCTCTTCGCGGTGTGCGAGTAGATCGTCAAGGTCGGCGCGGCCCAGCAGGGAACGCAGTGTGGTTTGGGCAATCTGAGAGGTGGCTACTGCGTAGTTTTCTACCTCTAGCACTGCCTTCAGCGAGTCGAGTACTTCGAACATCACCACAGCGTTAACGCGCACGGAGACGTTGTCCTTGGTGATGATTTCCTGCGGCGGAATGGTCAGCGTGACCACGCGCTGATCCACACGTTCCAACTTGTCTACGCCGGGGATGAGGAAGTGCAGCCCGGGTTCCATGAGTGGTTTGACGTGGCCGAAGCGGAAGGCGACGCCACGTTCGTATTGCTTGATCACTTTGACTGAGTACGAGATCAGCACCACGAGGATGGCGATCACAATGCCGATCATGATCGGCCAGAATACGAGTGCGCTCATGGGCGTTTCCTTTCTTCGGCGAGTTTGCGCGCATCGGAGCCGTAGCGCCTTGCGTAGCGGTCCACGGCCGCTTCGATTTCCGCCTGGCGGTCATCAAGGTGCGGCACGTGCACGGCGGTGGGGAAATTGGAGGGCGTGTTCCACAGGTGTTTGGCCAGCGGAATCGTCCCGCCCGCCATAATCACCAACACCGCCCCAATCAGCAGCAAGTCCGCCAGCGAGTGGTATTGGATCAGTGATACGAGCGGCAGAATGAGCCCCATG from Corynebacterium gerontici includes these protein-coding regions:
- the recR gene encoding recombination mediator RecR — protein: MFEGPLQDLIDEFSRLPGVGPKSAQRIAFHLLHVEPTDIQRLQDALGAVRDGVSFCRICCNISRAEVCRICADSSRDRGLICVVEEPKDIQVIERTGEFNGRYHVLGGALDPLANVGPRELNITQLLQRIGEVVQDRELADSTPEHPLFDAPPRITEVIIATDPNTEGEATASYLARLLRDFPDLTISRLASGMPLGGDLEFVDELTLSRALSGRLTL
- a CDS encoding YbaB/EbfC family nucleoid-associated protein; translated protein: MTQPDMNELMQQAAQMQAQLKAAEQEILESTVTGTAGNGLVSIDLGGNGVMRSIHIDHKIVDPEDVDTLQDLIMGAFADAHTKLGELAEQKMGPVQQMFDTMPGMF
- a CDS encoding DNA polymerase III subunit gamma and tau; translation: MALYRKYRPGSFAEVVGQEQVTVPLSRALDSGNINHAYLFSGPRGCGKTSSARILARSLNCAEGPTSAPCGKCSSCVALAPNGPGTLDVTELDAASNNGVEDMRELRDRAMYAPAESRYRIFIIDEAHMITTSGANALLKIVEEPPAHLIFIFATTEPEKVIGTIRSRTHHYPFRLLTPQAMRGLIERTAAAEHAHIDDAVYPLVLRAGGGSPRDTLSVLDQLLAGSGPDGLTYETARMLLGVTDDSLIDAAVEALADTNKAGLFAVVDEVIEAGIDPRRFAADLLDRLRDLMVLQAVPEALESGLVDAPADRHDTLKEQAAAFPEGGIAGYAAMVNDGITDLRGATSPRLLLEILCAKMLIGGSAPAVAASAQSAAAESAEAGPKSAPSKYDRDALRRAREERERKQREQAEAAAVRPAPKPEPKPEPEPEPEPEPVAVPEPETSEPEPQSPEKAPVDEAQGSVDKLAKEHWAEIRKLVHKKKAVAGIMLTEARVLGERDGTLIIGHNTGALAGRLNDPSNNTVLVEAIREITGREVAVECVVGQRPKDAGFSEPDRESEPEPEPESEDGWGEPVQIGRNADPEPEPEPAPEPQRAPVAEPSSAPATFSDGSPLPPEPDDFYGYGPDEGMPEPKHAPDLVPTPEPIPEPQQTREQEEEEMLREVRDGAKSADHRDALTVAMDLLGQELGAKPL
- a CDS encoding suppressor of fused domain protein, with product MDLEASLLWQQGVFPGTLAEVPAEAGCGVRVAVSDLGEELLATTLNFNEVDTGLHSQDEGADVRSEIFTVGRVSSTLAQSALQQVCTKLESFNRDLPGVVPAQPGTMVPNLELDGCSVRHGVFVVPYVWGEQVPRFSEGGRLVVMLQLVLLTDEEYEYATTYGVPALQQALGEQGVDLLDWRR
- a CDS encoding aminotransferase class I/II-fold pyridoxal phosphate-dependent enzyme codes for the protein MSIDALNTQKLQEHADEIRQQYEDLKARNLNLDLTRGKPSSEQLDFSNDLLSLPGQNYRTESGVDTRNYGGLVGIEEIRNIWAQVLGIPAGNIVAGDASSLNIMFDLISWSYIWGNNDSERPWSQEEKVKWLCPVPGYDRHFSITEHFGFEMINVPLTDQGPDMNVVRELVKDPQVKGMWTVPVFGNPTGITFSEEVCRELASMETAAPDFRIIWDNAYAVHTLTDSFPVVHDVLSMGAEAGHPNRFWFMSSTSKITLAGAGVAFFASSKQNLDWYAEHANIRGIGPNKVSQLAHAQFFGGPEGVYEQMRKHADNLAPKFNRVLEILNERLAPFGAAEWTQPKGGYFISVNVSPGTASRVVELAKQAGIALTGAGSSFPLKQDPKNENIRLAPSLPPVSELEVAMHGFATCVLLAALEA
- a CDS encoding SPFH domain-containing protein, encoding MSALVFWPIMIGIVIAILVVLISYSVKVIKQYERGVAFRFGHVKPLMEPGLHFLIPGVDKLERVDQRVVTLTIPPQEIITKDNVSVRVNAVVMFEVLDSLKAVLEVENYAVATSQIAQTTLRSLLGRADLDDLLAHREELNEDLRKIINGQTTRWGVETRIVEIKDVEIPEAMQRALAREAEAERERRAKVISAHGELQSSVELRQAAEELQKAPAALQLRYLQTVLELGADQNSTIVFPLPIDIMQGFMDKATQMGIPLPKITGKQPDAE